GAGTTTACGACCTAAAATTTCTGCTGCGGTGACGAGCGGTTCCCCGCCTTTCTCAATAATCTCCGAAATATCAACCTTTTGTTGGGCGACCTTCTCAACTTCAATGTTACTCGCAGTTGGCCCCTTATCACCCTGTGTAATGGTATATGAGGTCACTTGCTGTCCTTCTATGAGTTCGTCAAACTGAACATTTTTTAGTGCCCTACGACTGAAGTGAACATCTTTACTCCCATCATCAGGCTGAATAAAACCAAACCCCTTCAATAAAGTTTTAATCTTCCCTGTCGGCATCTGTGTCTCCTTCTATTTGTATGTGAATTCGTTCTCGGGAATCTAAGTTCCCTTCTATCTATTTCTAATATGTAAAGCCGTCCATCTCGTAAGAACGTGAATAAATTCCCTCAATTGAAAGTCAGTATCAAAGTTAAGCGCGTGTTGTAGCTCACGAAGAAATGGCGTTTGCGATTTATACCGCTCTTGGACACGACTGCAATAGTAAAGGGAACGCCATGCCCACCGTTTTTCATCTGCGTAAATATGGTTCAACCGAGTCAAAAACGCACTTGGCAATGGATTTTTCTCAGCACGCACTGCATCCAAGAATTTGCTGTGCCAGTTACCGACCACTTCAAAGTCTGTCCACACCATCGGTTTTCGCAAAAAAGTGATGGCGTTCTTTTTGTCAAGACCTTTGGCAGTTTTCTCGGCTTCGCCGCTCTGCGCGGCGAATTGATAAAGCGGATATTTCTGGTGTTCAATTGCGATACCACCGGAGAGTGTAACGTGGTCTCCTGTAGCGAAACAGCGAAATTCATCTCGAATTTTTTTCGCGATCTCTGGCAATGCGCTCCAGCCGCCAACGATGAACAGATCATCCCCGCCTGCATAGATGAGTTCCAGTATTTCTTTATCGTGATTTTTATTGTATTCACGGCAGAGTTGCGGGACGTAGCCCTCAAAAAAGAGACGAAATTCTCCGCTCAAGGTTGTCAGGCGCGAGATAGTTGCGTTTCCGAGTTTGTCAGTGAAAACAGTGCCGAGGTCGTCTACGTCCATCCGCAATGCACCGAGCCAGTGAACGCCTTCAGAAGCTTCTGCAAGATAATCGTAATCTGCGATTTTTTCTGGATCATCGGTATCGTGTCGACGCGCAATGACCGGTTTGAATAAGCGAAAATCGTAACTGACGGGGATACCTTCTGATGGATCGGTGCTGTTAGAGACTGCAGCTCCCTGAAAGTCTACTGTGTCTTCGAGGAAATGGGTATCGCCGATACGGTAGACAGCGGCGTGTTTTGTGTTCTCAGGTGGTGTGGGTTTGTCGTCTACAGTTTCGCGAAGGTGGACTGCTATTCCGAATGCCTTGATCGCATCGTGCCAGATCGGTGTGTCTGGAATGGACGATTCTGGCACTTTGAAGGTAATAAGATATTCAGGATTTCGCAATTTTTTGCCAAGATCATCAAATTTCCAATGATT
This genomic stretch from Candidatus Poribacteria bacterium harbors:
- the cas10 gene encoding type III-A CRISPR-associated protein Cas10/Csm1; protein product: METPDINRDAYEKLWKDFKETFGKITEGKHYTPAHYQTIVALLHKYTARIPSATPWEPSKEKSVPDISLYDHLRTTAAIAACIGRELTETDVDALFPKPQDSDKNISALIKGDISGIQNFLYQILSDGAANQLRGRSFYLQLLTESIAHYVLEQFELPITNLLLASGGHFYILAPDSEAKVKLDSIRQNISQKLWHLHKGDLSCILAGISIKARDFKPENFLCKWDAVSKNVQERKREKWKEIGNEAMFQNLFEPRAEPHSNRENHWKFDDLGKKLRNPEYLITFKVPESSIPDTPIWHDAIKAFGIAVHLRETVDDKPTPPENTKHAAVYRIGDTHFLEDTVDFQGAAVSNSTDPSEGIPVSYDFRLFKPVIARRHDTDDPEKIADYDYLAEASEGVHWLGALRMDVDDLGTVFTDKLGNATISRLTTLSGEFRLFFEGYVPQLCREYNKNHDKEILELIYAGGDDLFIVGGWSALPEIAKKIRDEFRCFATGDHVTLSGGIAIEHQKYPLYQFAAQSGEAEKTAKGLDKKNAITFLRKPMVWTDFEVVGNWHSKFLDAVRAEKNPLPSAFLTRLNHIYADEKRWAWRSLYYCSRVQERYKSQTPFLRELQHALNFDTDFQLREFIHVLTRWTALHIRNR